The following DNA comes from Phoenix dactylifera cultivar Barhee BC4 unplaced genomic scaffold, palm_55x_up_171113_PBpolish2nd_filt_p 000502F, whole genome shotgun sequence.
TAAATTGTTCCTTTtagttttgtttcttcttcttatcttgcTAATTCGACTTTGTTTGGTTGACTTTAGTTGTTCTTCCTTTTCAAGAAGACATTTTCACAcccattaatattatatatatataatatataatatatatatatatatataatatatatatatatatatatatgcatacatatgtaGCTTATTGATCGATACCACCTCTGAGAATTACTTGTGTGAAACAATAGATTTCGTTCAAATACATCAAACTGCTTTTTAAATGGTAGAAAGTGTGGTGTGCCCTGTGTCAGTTGATGTAACTCAAACTGATGAAATGTGAACAAGAGCTCATAACAGTATCTCCAAATAGTTGTGATAAGGCTTATCAATCATTTCAATGGTTATCTTCACTACTTTAACGGACAATTATCTGACACAGGGCGAAAAGGTGTCAAAGGAGCACAGCCAGGTCCTGTTTTGTCATGGGCGCAACGGGTTAAGATTGCTGTAGGGGCAGCAAAAGGACTCGAATACCTACATGAGAAAGCACAACCTCACATTATTCATCGAGATATCAAGTCCAGCAATGTTCTActctttgatgatgatgttgcaaAAGATAGCTGACTTTGACCTATCAAATCAGGCTCCTGACATGGCAGCTCGACTCCACTCTACTCGAGTTCTTGGTACCTTTGGTTATCATGCACCAGAGTAAGTTCCATCAAGAATCAAGTCGGAGAAAATGTTTCAGTCTTCACCGAATGCACCTATGTTTTTGCATGAGTATAGTTTCGCAAATTGAGATTTCTGCATTTAGTTTAACCTGAAATGAAATTCATTTGTGTCCTTGCAATTAAAGTATCTTTAACGCGACTTTAACTTGAGCTGGCAGATATGCGATGACTGGACAGCTTAGCTCGAAAAGTGATGTGTACAGCTTTGGTGTTGTTCTTTTGGAGCTCTTGACTGGCCGCAAACCTGTAGATCATACGTTACCACGTGGTCAGCAAAGCCTTGTGACATGGGTaaacaattctttttttttttttttcagtttataATCTTCTTGCAGTATTTGTTTAAGAAGCGTTTTCAGAGGCACTACATTGCTTTGCTGAGTGTACCTTCATTGTGAgtgaacaataatattttatgccCTATAGGACTAATTGCCACATGATGCAGGCAACACCGAGGCTTAGTGAAGACAAGGTAAAGCAATGCGTTGACGCAAGACTAAATGGAGCATATCCTCCGAAAGCAGTTGCAAAGGTAATTACTGTGGAACTTGCTCTAGTTTTCAGTTCATGGAGTTTGTCCAACCTCATCTTCATAGTTAGTACAATCTGATGAAGTTTTCTTGCTAGAGTTCGGTTCTCATATTCTAAGCAATTTTTGTGCAAATATGACGTGTGATTATACAGCACTAGTATATTtaagatgaggctttctgtgtTATGAAGGATGATTACTCTGGCTCCTCAGTGTATGCTTAGAAATTTTACTCTCTTAACTCATCGAACCATGCTAAAGTTGCGTCTCATTTCTAGtttctgatcctctactttCATGATGGTTGTACTGTTTTTGTCAGATGATGAGTCAATTAATTAATTGCTCCTTTTCTATTAATGTAGCTATCTTTTAACTGAATCAGACATTGAAAACTTGATATAACATTGCTCCTCTTTATGGTGGCTGCAGTAAAAATGCATAATTTTTGGTGAAAACCAAATGTTCAGTCTGTATATGTTGCATTTGGATATTCATTACTTGCGTTGATAGTCTGATTTTCGGTAATGCCCTCTTGTTTTAACCTTCTTATGTCTTTATATATATTGGAAACAGTTGGCTGCGGTGGCTGCCTTGTGTGTGCAGTATGAAGCTGATTTCCGACCAAACATGAGCATTGTTGTCAAAGCTCTTCAGCCTTTGCTGAATACTCGATCTGGCCATCCTGGTGAGGCACCGTGATTGTGAATTCCTACTTCTCCTTCTCGTTCTGTCTTGTTGGGTAAATGCATCATTAAGGTTGTTGGCTGACTGATGTGTGTAGAGGATACCATTTTTCTTGAAGGATTAATGATTCCAGAACCGATGGTAtgaggatttttcttttttcttttttgttaatGAATGATGTTTATTTTTTGTCTGTTAAGTGCATATGATCAAGTTTGAAAATTTCTCCAAGATAAGCAGTTTATTTCTGAATAGATATCATATTTTTGGTTGTTTTTAGAATAAAAGACCTGATTGACCGACCCTGTAGCTGCTTAGACTGTCAGCAGTTCAGCTACTATTCCACCACATTCACTGAGAGCAgagaaataaatatattattagtaaATTATATTGGTAATGTGAAAATGTAATAATTATAAGAGAGATTTAAAAGAAACGTATAAGAGAAATTCTACAATTTTTTTTACTGTTCTAAGTATTgcagtttttttaaaaattatttaaggatAAATATGCAGATATTTTTTGTGAGGGCGTAAATGCTAAAATCACAATAAGAACCAGTAGCTCTCACTATATCAAAAACTTGGCTAAAATTCTTCAGAGGGGTCCTTCCTAAACTTTACGCCGGTCCACTGCTAGAGCTAATGATTTTAGAAAGTAGTAGTGTATTTAAGCAACATTTGGTGAACACTCCAGGAATGCTCTAatcatataaaacaataaacgATAGCGATGGACAAATACCAGGCCTTTTATCTCCATCTGGTCTCGTCTTTCCTGCTTGTGATCCATagatttaacataatattagcTTTTTAAGTTTGAACAATGTGAGAAGATTAGAGTTGGAGGCGTCGGGGATTACTT
Coding sequences within:
- the LOC103707679 gene encoding probable receptor-like protein kinase At2g47060, whose translation is MRKHNLTLFIEISSPAMFYSLMMMLQKIADFDLSNQAPDMAARLHSTRVLGTFGYHAPEYAMTGQLSSKSDVYSFGVVLLELLTGRKPVDHTLPRGQQSLVTWATPRLSEDKVKQCVDARLNGAYPPKAVAKLAAVAALCVQYEADFRPNMSIVVKALQPLLNTRSGHPGEAP